The genomic region CCACAGATATAGAACTAGATATAAAGAAGCTCGAAGAACAGTTAAAACTTCATCAAGACCAGGAGAGCGACAACGTCCAAAAGATTAAGGAGGATATGCAGAGGCTCTGGGACTTCGTATCGTGGTTAAGGGTAGCACAAGTGCAAGGTGTATGGAAGTCTAAAACCTGCAGACACTCAATAAACGGGAGATGTAATGCGTGGAATGTAAGTGAACCGGAAAGGATAGGTTTAAGCTCGGAATACGTTGAAGCTGGAAGTGACAACATAAAACATGTGGTGGTAGAGAGATACCCCCACTTCTGCATTACATGCCCGTTATACGAGGCCAAGAGAAGTTAAGATCTTTCTTTTATCCCTTTCATCCAGAACCTTTTTCAAGATATCCAGTTTTTCAGATTGCAGGTCCTGGTTCTCCGATAGCAGGTCCAGCAAGCTTTCAGCTAGGTCATCCACGATGAGACGAGCTATATACTTCTTCTCCTCCTCATCGGCAATGCTCAACGCCCTTAGTATCGTCAAGTCGCTTGCGTGGGTTCTCCCCTTGTAAAACTTGACAATGGAGGCCGGAGATACTCCCAAATCCCTGGCTAATTCACTTTTACTCCTCTTTTCCAGGAGAAGTGCTACTATTTTCTCCCTACACTCTTTACTTATGTTGTGAACAGCACGCATTCAGACGTAGTTTAACTTTAATTCTATTAACTTCATCACTGCTTTTGTCCTAAATGAAATCGATAGTATTCAACCAAGGTATTATTGAAGCTGAAGTGCCTGAAATACCTGTGAACAGAAATTTTGTAGAGATATCCACTGAGGAAGCACTCATAGACGGAATTGAAAATGGGATATATCTAGGCCTAATTTGGGTTAGACCGGGTACTATTCTCGGAGGAGTGGGTTTAGGAAGAGTAAGGGATGTTGGAGTTGATGTTGATGAATCCCTCATAGGGAAATTAGTTTTAGTCACTCCCTTCTCTAAGGCTTTTGGTGGTATTGGGACTGAGATTCACGGTGTATTAGCGGAAAGGGCTGTAATACCAGCGGACTCCCTAGTGAGCCTGCCTGAAGGAATGGACGAGAGAGCCCTACTGCTTCCCTTCGTCTCCATGGCCCTCGAAATAAGGGAAAAAGTTAGGGGCGGTTCGGTTCTCGCTATTGGCAATGGTTTGCTCACTAGGATCCTCGCAGATTTGGTGAGTGACCTTGCAATAATTGAGGACGATGATACCTCGTCTAAGAGAAGTGCCGCGTTAGAGAGAACATGGGATTACGTTGTTGTCTCCACCATTAGGGGATGGGCCAGACATCTTGCAGAGAAGCTTATTAGTCCAGGCGGTAAAATCATTATTCCAAAGTTTATGAATTCATGGCCACCCTTGACTCCTCGATCTAGCGAAATGGTGTACCCGTTTGTGAGAAAGGACGCCTTTAAGCATCTAGATAGTAAAGAGAGCGAGAAATTATTGAAAAACTTCATTGGGAAATCTGACAATATAATTGCATCAATACCTACTTCGAAACCTGGAATAATAGTAAGTATGAAAAAGTTAAACAGAAATTCATAGCTTAGATTTTATTAGATTACCTAAGATTTCTATACCCTTCTCTATCTCCTCCTTACTGGGGAAACTGAAGTTTATTCGCATGGTATTTGCCCCACTATAGTCGTAATAGAAGCTATTACCTGGCACGTAGGCCACTCCCTTTAACATAGCCTCTTGC from Metallosphaera sedula DSM 5348 harbors:
- a CDS encoding MDR/zinc-dependent alcohol dehydrogenase-like family protein, whose amino-acid sequence is MKSIVFNQGIIEAEVPEIPVNRNFVEISTEEALIDGIENGIYLGLIWVRPGTILGGVGLGRVRDVGVDVDESLIGKLVLVTPFSKAFGGIGTEIHGVLAERAVIPADSLVSLPEGMDERALLLPFVSMALEIREKVRGGSVLAIGNGLLTRILADLVSDLAIIEDDDTSSKRSAALERTWDYVVVSTIRGWARHLAEKLISPGGKIIIPKFMNSWPPLTPRSSEMVYPFVRKDAFKHLDSKESEKLLKNFIGKSDNIIASIPTSKPGIIVSMKKLNRNS